In Zalophus californianus isolate mZalCal1 chromosome 4, mZalCal1.pri.v2, whole genome shotgun sequence, the following proteins share a genomic window:
- the LOC113908791 gene encoding developmental pluripotency-associated 5 protein-like: MGTLPERKDIPPWVKAPEDLKDPEVLQVQTQLLEAMFGPAGSRILYIEQVSKVMLELKVLESSDLTEIVVYGSYLYKLRARWMLQSMAEWHRQRQERGMLKLEDAMKALELGPWMK; encoded by the coding sequence ATGGGGACGCTACCAGAACGAAAAGATATTCCACCGTGGGTGAAAGCTCCCGAAGACTTGAAAGATCCCGAGGTGTTGCAGGTCCAGACGCAGCTCTTGGAAGCTATGTTTGGCCCAGCTGGATCTCGAATCCTGTACATCGAGCAAGTGAGCAAAGTCATGCTCGAGCTAAAGGTTCTGGAATCCTCGGACCTCACCGAGATCGTGGTTTATGGTTCTTACTTGTATAAGCTCAGGGCCAGGTGGATGCTCCAGTCCATGGCCGAATGGCACCGTCAGCGACAGGAACGAGGGATGCTCAAACTTGAGGATGCCATGAAAGCCCTAGAGCTAGGTCCTTGGATGAAGTGA